The Bacillus sp. Y1 genome includes the window TTCCTAATCAAGAGGTAAGAAAGAGCTTGATGGCTGTATCCATTCCAACAACGGGACTTCGGATTTTCCATTCGCTAACTCATGCGGTTCAACCTTTTATTATTAAAATCGCTCTTGTACACGCAGGGGTGAGCGAGCAGGCGGCAACTGAACAATTTGGAATGCTCACCGGGGTAGCGATGACCATTGGATTTTTCCCAGCTTTTATTGGCCATTCTTTGTTGATCATGCTGATACCCACTGTTTCCAAAGCGTATGCAAGCGGAGATTTTAACCGGCTACAACGTTTGTTGCAACAGGTACTTAAAGGGACGGCATTATACGGAATACCAGCAATGCTCGTCTGTTACTTTTTCGCTGAACCACTAACCAGTATGTTTTTTGAATCGTCGGTCGCTTCTGGATATTTGCAGATCCTTTGGCCGTACTTTTTGCTTCATTTCTTTGTCATACCGATGCAGGCATACTTGATTGGGCTCGGTCTTATGAAGGATGCGTTTTACCATACCGTATGGTCATCGATTATCCAGTTTACCATTATGTACGTGCTTGGCTCACTCCGCGAATTTCAAATGGAGGGGGTTCTAATTGGTCTGAACACAGGAGCCTTGTTACTCACACTTATGCACTATCTGACTATTTGTAAAAAAATCGGCATCTCTCATTTTTCCCTAAAAAAATTGGCCGAAGAAAACCGTTAAAGGATTTTGCTTTTCTTGCTAGAATAAATGAGTGAGAGGAGGAAGGGAAAATGGTAGAAGAAAAGGTGTTAAGAGGGCATCATCTCCTCTGTGTTCACGGCTTCAGAGGAATGGGGTATAGCCCAGCATTTGTTGAAAAGATGACGGAAATTGTAGCAAAAGTAAGAAATGATCATGATGACTTTATGATAAAAACGGTAGCGGCCTTTGATGACGCATGCATGGCTTGCCCCCATCGTGGCAACACAAAATGTGAGGCTAGCGCGGGATCAAATGAGCATGTTTTGTCTATGGATGAAAAAGTACTCTCTCATTTAGGACTAGAAAAAGAGAAGTCTTACCTAAAGTCGCATTTAGTCGCCTTAACAGCTTCCAAAGTCAATCCCGACGATTTGGATCATCTATGTAAAGGATGCTCTTGGCTACCATATGGGGTTTGCAAAGAAGGGATAGAAGAGCTTCGAAAAAAAATTCTTCATCTCTATTAAAGTTATAGTAGAAAAAAGTAGAGCTTTGCTTCAATTTGTTTAATCCTGTCAAAAGGACTCGAAAAATAAACGTTGAATGCGTTTGCTAAAACTAGTTATTGATGGTAAGATGTAAGAGAATTATTTTTGTTCGGTATGTAAGAAATCACTTCTTTATATCAATGAGAGCAAGGATAGTATTATAGGTGTCAAGGCACTAGGAGGTAACTCACAATGGAAAAAGGTAAAGTAAAATGGTTTAACGCAGAAAAAGGTTTTGGATTCATCGAGCGCGAAGGTGGAGACGATGTATTCGTTCACTTCTCAGCTATCCAAGGCGAAGGCTTCAAGACTTTAGAAGAAGGTCAAGAAGTTACTTTTGACGTAGAACAAGGACAACGTGGAGCACAAGCTGCTAACGTAAACAAAGCTTAATTTAAGCTTGAAAAAAAAGACTCTATACGAGTCTTTTTTTGTTTCTATTTTTTTGCCAACTCGTTTAAGTTTTCGACAACACCTACATGATAGGGTGTTTTTGGAAGAGACCCTATGAGCGTTTCATACTTGGATCCATCAAGGATGACAGGTGATTCATTTAAATACATCATCTCTGTCACTTCTCTCATAGAAGGATTAAATAGACCAAGAGCGGCTATCATCTGTCGTCCAATTGGTTTTACCTTCAGCGGTTTCTTAAGAAAATGAGAGGCAATTTTAGCAATTTCTTCTCCAGATATTGTGCCCGCACCAGAAATATTCCAATCCTGATTGTAACAGTCCTCTCTCAAGGCAAGTTCGACAAGTGCTTTTGCACCGTCCTTCGTATAAATAAATTCACGTTGAAGGGTAGTGTCTCCAACAAAGCCAGCAGATTGCTTTTTTAGCATTTGCTTAAAGGTGTATTGAAGGATGGTACTCTCCGCTTTAGGTCCATAGAAATCTGGGAAGTAAGCAATAATGTAGGGAACGGTAGATGTATGAATTTGATTTTGTAGCTGTAAGCGAATGTTTCCTTTTTTCGTATGTGGTTGTCTAGAGGTATTTTCAGAAACGGGTGATGACTGTCTGCCGTAAGAATAAATATTATCAACGTAAATAAGTGGTTTTTTGTGTTTGGCACATTGAGTAAGAACAGCTTCAAGAATCTGATATAAGCCAGGATTCCATTTTTCATAAGGAATATTGATAGAGTGAAATACGAGATCAACTTCTTTAACTGCCTCTCCTAAGTGTTGCTCATTCAACACGTCGCCAACCTTGATCTTTGCAAGCGAACCCCAATCTTGTTTGTAAAGAGCTAGTTTTTCAGAAGAACGTGCAAAGGCAATCGTTTCTATCCCTCTACTAACAAGTTCTTCTACTAAAGCAAATCCCATTCCACCAGTTGCACCTAGTACTAATGCTTTTTTCATATCAAATCTCTCCTTTTCTTATTTATTGACCACTGTTCAATAAAGCGTAAAAATAAAAGGCTTTTGCCCATTATTTTTATTTCAATGCTTTTAATAGAAACTCCACATGCGATTTGGCTAGTAGTTCCACGTCCTCAAAGGTGGTTTCGGTTCGGCAATAATGGGTGACAAACCCATGGATCCCAATAAATAAGGACCAAATATCCTTTGGTGAAAGTGGCTTGGGAGCAAGACTAGCAACCGCATCGGCAAAGTGTAAATAGCTTTTATTAGGAGCCTCAAGCAGATATCCTTTAACTTCTTCATCCTTGATCAGAAACATCACTTCATATTGAGGCTGGTGGGTTAAGCCGAAACGAATGTACTCGAAAAGAATCAAATACAGTTTCTCCTCATTAGAGTTAGTTGGAGTGGAAAGCACATCCTCAAGTACTTGATCAAGAGTAAGGAAATCTTGTGTGACAATCTCATAAAACAGTTCAGCTTTATTTTTAAAATGATAGTAAATGGCCCCGTGACTACATCCAAGCTTATTAGCTAGCTTCCTCATGGAAAAGTGAGGATAGCCACTAGTAACAAATAATTCACGAGCGACATGGATGATAGCTGCCTTTGTTAGTTCGTCTTGTGCAGATTTTCTTGGAGACAATCGTTTCACCTCATTAATTGAACACTGGTCAATTAAATAATACCTCCATTTCCTAATGTTGGCAAGTGGATTTTAATGAAGGTTGAAAAAATCGTAAGAAGGGAAGATAATGGTAGCATACTAAAGGCAAAGGAGAGACACAATGATACGCTTTGGTGTAATAGGAACAAACTGGATAACAGAATCATTTTTACAGGCAGCTAATGAACTGCCAAACTTTCAATTAACGTCCGTCTATTCACGGTCAGAAGAGAAGGCGAAGGAATTCGGGGAGAAATACCAGGCTTCTCATTTATTTACAAGTTTAGAGGAAATGGCAAAAAGTGAACATCTGGATGCGGTGTATATTGCAAGTCCGAACTCTTTTCACGCAGAACAAGCGATTTTATTATTAAAGCATGGAAAGCATGTTCTTTGTGAAAAAGCGATTGCCTCGAACAAAGCTGAATTGGAGCAAATGATTAAAACTGCGAAGGAAAACAATGTTCTTTTAATGGAAGCATTAAAATCTACCTTTGTTCCAAACTTTGCTGTGATTAAGGAGAATCTGGAGAAAATCGGTCAGGTACGCCGTGTATTTGCAAGCTATTGCCAGTATTCCTCTCGCTATGATGCGTATCGAAGTGGAACGATCTTAAATGCATTTGATCCAACTTTTTCTAATGGGGCATTGATGGATATTGGTGTGTATTGTATTTATCCAGTCGTCGCATTATTTGGTAAGCCATTATCCGTCAAAGCATCTGGTGTCCTATTGGAATCTGGCGTGGATGGAGAAGGAAGCATTCTTTTAACTTATAAAGATATGGATGCTGTGTTAATGTACTCAAAGATCACGAACTCTAGCATTCCTTCTGAAATTCAAGGGGAAGACGGAAATCTAGTGATTGATAAAGTGAACACACCAGAAAAGGTCGTACTCGAATACCGAAATGGGGAAAAAGTAGACCTATCCGTTCCGCAAAAAGTAGAATCTATGTATTATGAAGCGAAGGAATTCATTGAACTGATTGAAAAAGGCGAGATGGAATCAAGCATTAATACATACGAAAACTCCTTGGTGACGATGGAAATTATGGATGAAGTGCGCAAGCAAATTGGTGTAAGATTCCCTGCGGATAATAAGGGGTTGTAATTCGTTCAATAACCAAAAAAAAACGGGCCACTTCATATTCATGAGCTGGTCCGTTTTTGATTTGAAAGAGAAGAAATTATAAGATTTTCGACTTTGAGAATTGTCTAGCTCCAGCGCCCTAGCGCCTAGTGTCCTTCGCTCTCCGCCCTATGATAAGTCAAGCACGAATGCGCCTCTGGCTCTTCGTGTTTCCTTTATCTCAGTTGGAGCGCTCCAGGCCTGTCGTGCGCTGACCAGGGCGCTTGCGCTTTTCTTGTTACTCTTCACTTTTGTGGTGGTCATGTGGTCCGCGTTCAGATCCGCCGTGTGGCCCCCTGAAAATAAAGCCATTCTCTTCAAGCATTTTGTAATGCTCTTCGAAACGCTGAATCATTTTGTCGGCTTTTTCCTTCGGAATCACGCCATATTCTACGTATTTTTGAATCAGTTGTTTTTTCTGCTCCAAAATCCCTTTATGTAGTTTAGCGAGTTCTGCCTTTTGAGCGTCAGTTAACTTTACCTCTTGGGTGTTATTAGCATCTTCAGGCTTTTCTACTTCAGCAAAAGAAGACGCGGCACCAAAGATGGACATCGAAAGCAAGCATGCAGCCATGATTCCAACAAATTTCTTCATCAATATCCCTCCTTTACTTAACTCGTAGGTTAATTTTTCCTAATCTTGCATGAAATATGCATCAATTGCTAAAAACAAGTGGAATAAAAAACCGTTGACACTTTAACAGAAATTCACTATAGTAACGATGACATATTCATATTCCCGTGTGTCGGGAGAGGTTCATAGCGAACAAAACCCTCTATAAAAAACTATGGCTTTGATACTTGAAATCAACCATATCCAATGAGGATATGGTTTTATTTTTTCAGACAAGGTTATGTTTTCTATGCCTCTGTACGTTGTTGAACACGGTTCATATTAAAAGGAGGTTCTTTTCATGAGTGGAAGAAAAGATGAAGAATTAGAAGGTGTGACTTTATTAGGAAATCAAGGGACCAAGTACTTGTTCGAGTATTCTCCTAGCATTCTTGAGGCATTTGATAACAAGCA containing:
- a CDS encoding polysaccharide biosynthesis protein, which translates into the protein MSAFMKGTLLLVVATFMGECVEFIANMVLAKELGEHGLGLYMQILPTIFLIIMLASFEMPVSISKFIAEKDARYHQSMLQHVIKLTIIFTSVLLAAVTIILPYISTFDTYHPLLRWLVILLIPMISFSSIARGYFMGKQQMSKIASTQLVRKLVQLGLLVFLFQLFEFQTDTAILIAFCTFVGSEFVIVLYLIHTFFIQYHELKRRPREALPNQEVRKSLMAVSIPTTGLRIFHSLTHAVQPFIIKIALVHAGVSEQAATEQFGMLTGVAMTIGFFPAFIGHSLLIMLIPTVSKAYASGDFNRLQRLLQQVLKGTALYGIPAMLVCYFFAEPLTSMFFESSVASGYLQILWPYFLLHFFVIPMQAYLIGLGLMKDAFYHTVWSSIIQFTIMYVLGSLREFQMEGVLIGLNTGALLLTLMHYLTICKKIGISHFSLKKLAEENR
- a CDS encoding DUF1284 domain-containing protein; this translates as MVEEKVLRGHHLLCVHGFRGMGYSPAFVEKMTEIVAKVRNDHDDFMIKTVAAFDDACMACPHRGNTKCEASAGSNEHVLSMDEKVLSHLGLEKEKSYLKSHLVALTASKVNPDDLDHLCKGCSWLPYGVCKEGIEELRKKILHLY
- a CDS encoding cold-shock protein, which encodes MEKGKVKWFNAEKGFGFIEREGGDDVFVHFSAIQGEGFKTLEEGQEVTFDVEQGQRGAQAANVNKA
- a CDS encoding SDR family NAD(P)-dependent oxidoreductase; the protein is MKKALVLGATGGMGFALVEELVSRGIETIAFARSSEKLALYKQDWGSLAKIKVGDVLNEQHLGEAVKEVDLVFHSINIPYEKWNPGLYQILEAVLTQCAKHKKPLIYVDNIYSYGRQSSPVSENTSRQPHTKKGNIRLQLQNQIHTSTVPYIIAYFPDFYGPKAESTILQYTFKQMLKKQSAGFVGDTTLQREFIYTKDGAKALVELALREDCYNQDWNISGAGTISGEEIAKIASHFLKKPLKVKPIGRQMIAALGLFNPSMREVTEMMYLNESPVILDGSKYETLIGSLPKTPYHVGVVENLNELAKK
- a CDS encoding TetR/AcrR family transcriptional regulator; this encodes MSPRKSAQDELTKAAIIHVARELFVTSGYPHFSMRKLANKLGCSHGAIYYHFKNKAELFYEIVTQDFLTLDQVLEDVLSTPTNSNEEKLYLILFEYIRFGLTHQPQYEVMFLIKDEEVKGYLLEAPNKSYLHFADAVASLAPKPLSPKDIWSLFIGIHGFVTHYCRTETTFEDVELLAKSHVEFLLKALK
- a CDS encoding Gfo/Idh/MocA family protein → MIRFGVIGTNWITESFLQAANELPNFQLTSVYSRSEEKAKEFGEKYQASHLFTSLEEMAKSEHLDAVYIASPNSFHAEQAILLLKHGKHVLCEKAIASNKAELEQMIKTAKENNVLLMEALKSTFVPNFAVIKENLEKIGQVRRVFASYCQYSSRYDAYRSGTILNAFDPTFSNGALMDIGVYCIYPVVALFGKPLSVKASGVLLESGVDGEGSILLTYKDMDAVLMYSKITNSSIPSEIQGEDGNLVIDKVNTPEKVVLEYRNGEKVDLSVPQKVESMYYEAKEFIELIEKGEMESSINTYENSLVTMEIMDEVRKQIGVRFPADNKGL
- a CDS encoding YckD family protein — translated: MKKFVGIMAACLLSMSIFGAASSFAEVEKPEDANNTQEVKLTDAQKAELAKLHKGILEQKKQLIQKYVEYGVIPKEKADKMIQRFEEHYKMLEENGFIFRGPHGGSERGPHDHHKSEE